DNA from Thermococcus sp.:
AATATCTTAAAAGCGAACCAATTCAGGTGATAGGATGAAGGTCAAGATAATTCTCGGAACGGCAAGGGAAGGACGGAAGAGTGAGAAAGTCGCGAAATACCTCATGAAGAAGGCCGGGGCACTCGGCTGGGAGGCCGAGCTTATAGACGTCAGGGACTACCTCCTGGCCTACAC
Protein-coding regions in this window:
- a CDS encoding NADPH-dependent FMN reductase translates to MKVKIILGTAREGRKSEKVAKYLMKKAGALGWEAELIDVRDYLLAYT